The following proteins are co-located in the Vibrio azureus genome:
- the dtd gene encoding D-aminoacyl-tRNA deacylase, protein MIALIQRVSEAAVRVDDEVVGSIDQGLLVLLGVEKEDDEAKAKRLMERVTTYRVFEDDQGKMNLNVKQVGGQVLVVSQFTLPADTKKGTRAGFSRGADPADAERLYDYFSDLCQQVLPTQRGRFAADMKVSLINDGPVTFWLQV, encoded by the coding sequence GTGATAGCGCTAATTCAAAGAGTCAGTGAAGCGGCTGTACGTGTCGATGATGAAGTTGTGGGCTCGATCGACCAAGGTTTGCTGGTTTTGCTCGGAGTCGAGAAAGAGGACGATGAAGCCAAAGCAAAGCGCTTGATGGAGCGTGTCACAACCTATCGTGTGTTTGAAGATGATCAGGGAAAAATGAACCTGAACGTCAAACAGGTTGGAGGCCAGGTATTGGTTGTATCACAATTTACCTTGCCAGCCGATACCAAAAAAGGAACCAGAGCAGGCTTTTCTCGTGGTGCTGACCCAGCCGATGCTGAGCGTCTATATGATTACTTCTCAGACCTGTGTCAGCAGGTTTTGCCAACGCAAAGAGGTCGTTTTGCTGCCGATATGAAAGTCTCTCTTATCAATGATGGCCCGGTCACGTTTTGGTTACAGGTCTGA
- a CDS encoding bifunctional GNAT family N-acetyltransferase/hotdog fold thioesterase, with amino-acid sequence MFKLITPQTDNQLKKYYQFRWQLLREPWRMPIGSERDEFDGMSHHRMIVDSRGRPMAIGRLYITPDNDGQIRYMAVKNNRRSKGLGSLILVALESLARQEGAKRLVCNAREDAIAFYEKNHFERRGELTDIRGPVRHQQMVKKLDPMSNVLRRPDWCTELQQRWEAQIPIADKMGIKINQYTGYQFECGAQLNPNLNPHNTLFAGSAFTLATLTGWGMAWLLMKERDLHGDIVLADSAIRYRHPVEQNPVAMTSLDGISGDLDRLASGRKARIVIHVVIYSGDVAAVDFTGTYMLLPNYSKLLRC; translated from the coding sequence ATGTTCAAACTCATTACACCGCAAACAGACAACCAACTCAAAAAGTACTATCAATTTCGTTGGCAGTTGCTACGTGAGCCATGGCGAATGCCGATAGGTTCTGAGCGAGATGAATTTGATGGCATGAGTCATCATCGCATGATTGTCGATAGTCGAGGTCGTCCAATGGCGATTGGGCGTTTGTATATTACGCCTGATAACGATGGTCAAATTCGTTATATGGCGGTAAAAAACAACCGACGTAGCAAAGGACTAGGTTCACTAATTTTGGTTGCATTAGAATCTCTGGCTCGGCAAGAGGGGGCAAAACGGCTGGTCTGTAATGCTCGCGAGGATGCGATTGCATTTTATGAAAAAAACCATTTTGAGCGACGTGGCGAGTTGACCGACATCAGAGGGCCGGTACGTCATCAGCAAATGGTGAAAAAATTAGACCCAATGTCTAACGTTTTACGTCGCCCTGATTGGTGTACTGAGCTGCAGCAACGTTGGGAAGCTCAAATCCCCATTGCAGATAAGATGGGGATTAAGATTAACCAGTATACGGGCTACCAATTCGAATGTGGCGCTCAACTGAACCCCAACCTGAATCCCCACAATACCTTATTTGCTGGTTCTGCGTTTACTTTAGCTACCTTAACGGGCTGGGGAATGGCTTGGTTGCTGATGAAAGAGCGAGACTTGCATGGCGATATTGTTTTGGCGGATAGTGCAATTCGTTATCGCCATCCTGTCGAACAAAACCCAGTTGCGATGACTTCACTTGATGGTATCAGTGGTGACTTAGATCGCTTGGCATCTGGGCGTAAAGCACGGATTGTGATTCATGTGGTGATCTACAGTGGCGATGTTGCTGCCGTTGATTTTACTGGCACTTATATGCTACTCCCCAATTATTCCAAATTACTTCGTTGTTAG
- a CDS encoding AsmA family protein yields the protein MKIATRIILLLLILSIVLPIAFMATLTTSYSDNVWNKLSQHVDLPFQAHRVHYDFPYHFSLYQVELDSVPSTSINQIDIWVNPSLRENGKWVIDSLLVDGIRLAPETFKPEEAEPAVNPWQQVTLHQIALKNAQYDDSTFSLDNLNVQITSPTWSGRHQILPYGDIQLSADSLKWHGEKFANLLLDLQYQAQNSTLYGASFHWRDSLVSGQGEQYSQGWSLVNVTVDKLHLNQDQLSNLLDKPWQQWPIRLKDINSLDLLNADIQYGDWHFQHASLSLENASLPFSLWQSSANLSLQADSISFQDQVFINPHLQAQFQPNDINVEDLSFAWQQGQINITGQIEPNQWQINSASINDVKWTIKPDNRLQWMHHLAQYTPPTKINHLSVKRSQVIQLAQAPFWQISGLNLTGNNLHIMPTPTLWEIWDGRLEASAVSASYDQYLSSHAALTTQSVDGLWQLEQLFLPLTQGYLKALGQVDLNTPSKPWTLQLDADGVPVEFFTTYLDTPGHFSGLSDLAVNLHGLAGDHQMLAYSLSGETTANFREATLILPTDGTSKTITLTPLKLEAQRGTLSLAPISVSGNDINGQISGEFDLASNPLSGLIYQIDTHCWHATGDLLSGEQQTTTRCQTNGSSDSSTEKENKVQQDKPSLTVTKTGTKD from the coding sequence ATGAAAATAGCAACACGCATTATATTGCTTTTGCTCATTTTGAGCATCGTGCTGCCTATTGCTTTTATGGCAACACTTACGACCTCATATTCTGATAACGTTTGGAATAAACTCTCTCAACACGTAGATTTGCCTTTTCAAGCCCATCGGGTTCATTATGATTTCCCTTACCATTTTTCTTTGTATCAAGTAGAACTTGATTCTGTCCCTAGCACCTCAATCAACCAAATCGATATTTGGGTAAACCCATCACTAAGAGAAAATGGTAAATGGGTGATTGATAGCTTACTTGTCGATGGCATTAGGCTTGCGCCTGAGACATTTAAACCAGAAGAAGCAGAACCAGCTGTGAATCCATGGCAGCAAGTGACACTCCATCAAATTGCGCTAAAAAATGCCCAATACGATGACAGCACTTTTTCGCTGGATAACTTAAATGTTCAGATTACATCGCCCACTTGGTCAGGGCGGCATCAAATATTGCCTTACGGCGACATTCAGCTCAGCGCAGATAGTCTCAAATGGCATGGAGAGAAATTTGCTAACCTACTCCTCGACCTCCAATACCAAGCACAAAATAGCACCTTGTATGGCGCTTCATTTCATTGGCGTGATAGCCTAGTTTCAGGGCAAGGCGAGCAATACTCACAAGGTTGGTCTTTAGTCAATGTCACGGTGGATAAATTACACCTTAACCAAGATCAGCTGAGCAATTTACTCGATAAACCTTGGCAACAATGGCCTATTAGGCTGAAAGATATCAATAGTCTCGATCTACTCAATGCAGACATTCAGTATGGAGATTGGCATTTTCAGCATGCTTCATTATCGCTAGAAAATGCATCCTTGCCCTTTTCTCTCTGGCAATCGAGTGCCAATCTCTCTTTGCAGGCCGACAGCATCTCTTTTCAAGATCAAGTCTTCATCAACCCTCATTTGCAAGCTCAATTCCAGCCTAATGATATAAACGTTGAAGATCTGAGTTTTGCTTGGCAGCAAGGACAAATCAATATAACAGGTCAGATTGAACCTAACCAATGGCAGATAAACTCAGCCAGTATTAACGATGTTAAATGGACCATAAAGCCTGACAACCGCTTACAATGGATGCACCATCTCGCGCAATACACCCCACCGACCAAGATCAATCATTTATCCGTTAAGCGCAGCCAAGTGATTCAACTGGCTCAAGCACCTTTCTGGCAAATTTCGGGGCTCAACCTAACGGGAAACAACCTACATATCATGCCAACACCCACACTATGGGAAATTTGGGATGGACGCCTTGAGGCCAGTGCCGTGAGTGCCAGCTATGATCAGTATCTTTCATCGCATGCGGCCTTAACCACCCAAAGTGTCGATGGTTTGTGGCAGCTTGAACAATTATTCTTACCACTGACACAAGGATATCTAAAAGCCTTGGGCCAGGTCGATTTAAATACCCCCAGCAAACCTTGGACCCTTCAACTGGACGCCGATGGGGTACCGGTAGAATTTTTTACCACTTATCTAGACACGCCAGGCCATTTTTCGGGTTTGTCAGATCTAGCGGTGAACCTGCATGGACTGGCAGGTGATCACCAAATGCTCGCCTACAGTTTATCAGGAGAAACCACAGCCAACTTCCGAGAGGCAACGCTAATTTTACCGACAGATGGCACCTCTAAAACGATAACATTAACCCCTCTTAAGCTGGAAGCGCAGCGTGGAACACTGAGTCTTGCTCCGATCAGCGTATCGGGCAATGACATTAATGGCCAAATCAGCGGTGAGTTTGATTTAGCCAGCAATCCGCTCAGTGGTTTAATTTACCAAATTGACACCCACTGCTGGCATGCAACAGGCGATCTTCTTAGTGGTGAGCAGCAGACAACTACCCGTTGCCAGACAAACGGGTCATCAGACTCTAGTACAGAGAAAGAAAACAAAGTGCAACAGGACAAGCCAAGCCTAACGGTGACAAAAACGGGCACAAAAGACTGA
- the pckA gene encoding phosphoenolpyruvate carboxykinase (ATP), whose amino-acid sequence MTVMEHTKAATIDLTQHGLHNVKEVIRNPSYEMLFEEETRPELEGYERGIVTELGAVAVDTGIFTGRSPKDKYIVKDATTQEHMWWTSDSVKNDNKPIDQNVWQELKTLVTNQLSGKRLFVIDGYCGANPDSRLSIRVITEVAWQAHFVKNMFIRPTEEELATFEPDFVVMNGAKCTNDKWQEQGLNSENFTVFNLTERMQLIGGTWYGGEMKKGMFAMMNYFLPLQDIASMHCSANMGQEGDVAIFFGLSGTGKTTLSTDPKRALIGDDEHGWDDDGVFNFEGGCYAKTIKLSKEAEPDIYNAIRRDALLENVTVLSDGSIDFDDGSKTENTRVSYPLNHIENIVKPVSKGGHANKVIFLSADAFGVLPPVSKLTPEQTKYHFLSGFTAKLAGTERGITEPTPTFSACFGAAFLTLHPTKYAEVLVKRMEAAGAEAYLVNTGWNGSGKRISIQDTRGIIDAILDGSIEEASTKHIPIFNLEVPTSLPGVDPNILDPRDTYVDPLQWESKAKDLAERFINNFDKYTDNAEGQSLVAAGPRLD is encoded by the coding sequence ATGACCGTTATGGAACATACAAAGGCTGCAACAATCGATTTAACCCAACATGGACTGCATAACGTCAAAGAGGTTATTCGTAACCCAAGCTACGAGATGCTATTTGAAGAAGAGACACGTCCTGAGCTTGAAGGTTATGAACGTGGTATCGTCACAGAACTTGGCGCTGTCGCCGTGGATACTGGGATATTTACCGGCCGCTCACCAAAAGATAAATACATCGTCAAAGATGCCACAACCCAAGAGCACATGTGGTGGACATCTGATAGCGTAAAAAACGATAACAAACCTATCGATCAAAACGTATGGCAAGAGCTAAAAACCCTGGTAACAAACCAATTATCAGGCAAACGACTGTTTGTCATTGACGGCTACTGTGGTGCTAACCCAGACAGCCGCTTGAGTATCCGTGTGATTACGGAAGTCGCTTGGCAAGCACATTTCGTGAAAAACATGTTCATCCGCCCAACTGAAGAAGAGTTGGCGACGTTTGAGCCTGATTTTGTTGTCATGAACGGAGCAAAGTGCACCAATGATAAGTGGCAAGAGCAAGGTTTAAATTCAGAAAACTTTACTGTATTTAACCTAACCGAGCGCATGCAGCTCATCGGTGGTACTTGGTACGGCGGTGAAATGAAAAAAGGCATGTTCGCAATGATGAACTACTTCCTGCCACTTCAAGACATTGCCTCGATGCACTGTAGTGCGAATATGGGTCAAGAAGGCGATGTCGCGATCTTCTTCGGTCTGTCTGGCACGGGTAAAACAACCTTATCTACCGATCCTAAACGTGCTTTGATTGGTGATGATGAGCATGGTTGGGACGACGACGGCGTATTCAATTTTGAAGGCGGCTGTTACGCTAAAACCATCAAGCTTTCTAAAGAAGCAGAACCTGATATCTACAACGCAATCCGTCGCGATGCACTGCTAGAAAACGTCACGGTTCTTAGCGATGGCTCTATCGATTTTGATGATGGCTCTAAAACAGAAAACACACGTGTGTCTTACCCACTTAACCACATCGAAAACATCGTTAAGCCAGTCTCGAAAGGCGGTCATGCTAACAAAGTGATCTTCCTATCAGCAGATGCATTTGGCGTACTTCCTCCTGTGTCTAAGCTGACGCCGGAGCAAACCAAGTACCACTTCCTATCAGGTTTTACGGCTAAGTTAGCAGGAACAGAGCGCGGCATTACCGAGCCAACACCGACCTTCTCTGCCTGTTTTGGCGCCGCCTTCCTGACGCTACACCCCACAAAGTACGCCGAAGTACTGGTGAAACGTATGGAAGCGGCAGGTGCAGAAGCTTACCTAGTCAATACAGGTTGGAACGGCAGCGGCAAACGCATCTCTATTCAAGATACACGCGGTATCATTGATGCAATTCTTGATGGTTCCATTGAAGAAGCAAGCACCAAACACATTCCAATCTTTAATCTTGAAGTGCCAACTTCACTTCCAGGTGTGGATCCAAATATCCTTGACCCACGTGATACCTACGTTGACCCACTACAATGGGAAAGCAAAGCGAAAGACTTGGCAGAGCGCTTCATCAACAACTTTGATAAGTACACTGACAACGCAGAAGGCCAATCACTGGTCGCTGCAGGGCCTCGGTTAGACTGA
- the hslO gene encoding Hsp33 family molecular chaperone HslO — protein MANNVLNRYLFEDLSVRGELVQLDEAYQRIISSKEYPAALQKLLGELLVSTTLLTATLKFEGSITIQLQGDGPVSLAVINGDHDQKIRGVARWEGDIADNATLHEMMGKGYLVITIEPKKGERYQGVVGLEGDTLAEVIEGYFANSEQLKTRLWIRTGEYQGKPHAAGMMIQIMPDGTGAPEDFEHLEQLTDTVKSEELFSLPANELLYRLYNQDTVRLYDPQPVEFHCGCSRERSGAAIITVDKTEVYEIIAEEGSISLHCDYCGTTYQFDEAEVTALYNQATPDDKTVH, from the coding sequence ATGGCAAATAACGTTTTAAACCGCTACCTATTCGAAGATCTTTCTGTACGTGGTGAGTTAGTACAGCTGGATGAAGCATACCAACGCATTATCTCCAGTAAAGAGTATCCGGCTGCTTTACAAAAATTACTCGGTGAACTGCTCGTTTCCACCACACTCTTAACGGCAACGCTAAAGTTTGAAGGCTCGATTACTATCCAACTGCAAGGTGATGGTCCTGTTTCTTTAGCGGTCATCAACGGTGACCATGATCAAAAGATTCGTGGTGTTGCTCGTTGGGAAGGTGACATTGCGGATAACGCAACCTTACATGAGATGATGGGTAAAGGTTACCTTGTGATCACCATTGAACCTAAAAAAGGTGAACGCTACCAAGGGGTTGTTGGCTTAGAGGGAGACACTCTTGCAGAGGTAATTGAAGGCTACTTCGCTAACTCTGAACAATTAAAGACTCGACTGTGGATTCGTACTGGTGAATATCAAGGCAAACCACACGCCGCAGGCATGATGATCCAGATTATGCCAGATGGTACCGGCGCACCTGAAGATTTTGAACATCTAGAGCAGCTTACTGATACCGTGAAAAGCGAAGAGTTGTTTAGCTTGCCAGCAAATGAACTGCTTTACCGTCTCTACAACCAAGATACGGTACGTTTGTACGATCCGCAACCTGTTGAATTCCACTGTGGCTGCTCACGTGAGCGAAGTGGTGCAGCGATCATCACAGTGGATAAAACCGAAGTCTATGAGATTATTGCTGAAGAGGGCTCCATCTCTCTGCACTGTGATTACTGCGGCACAACCTATCAATTCGATGAAGCAGAAGTCACAGCACTGTATAATCAAGCCACACCAGACGATAAGACAGTGCATTAA
- the hslR gene encoding ribosome-associated heat shock protein Hsp15, translated as MSSINCAVRLDKWLWAARFYKTRSIARNMVDGGKVHYNGQRSKPSKIVELGAEIRLRQGNEEKTVIIEIISDQRRGAPIAQTLYRETESSIKLREEHAAQRKLNAHNPSPERRPDKKQRRDIIRFKHQ; from the coding sequence ATGAGTTCCATAAATTGTGCCGTAAGGCTAGATAAATGGCTATGGGCTGCCAGATTCTATAAAACCCGCTCCATTGCTCGTAATATGGTTGATGGGGGTAAAGTCCACTATAATGGTCAGCGAAGCAAACCGAGTAAAATCGTTGAGCTCGGTGCAGAAATTCGCCTGCGCCAAGGTAATGAAGAAAAAACGGTGATCATCGAAATCATTTCAGATCAACGTCGTGGAGCACCGATTGCTCAAACTCTGTATCGCGAAACAGAGTCGAGTATCAAGCTCCGAGAAGAGCACGCGGCCCAACGTAAGCTCAATGCTCACAACCCAAGTCCTGAACGTCGTCCAGATAAAAAACAACGCAGAGACATCATTCGATTCAAACATCAATAA
- the gspC gene encoding type II secretion system protein GspC, with amino-acid sequence MKRLELKAGLSSSPLLTQIKSNHHVIQSKVSGALAGLFIAVAGWSLGSLVWLVVPQSSDITPWQPQATAASVGGDKDSIDFKSLQQANLFGQYSEKKPVVVEQPVVKDAPKTRLNLTLVGAVASSNLEVSLAVIANRGKQATYGIGEQIDGTRAELKAVLVDRVIIENQGRDETLMLEGLEYKKLSETPQQHHSPKRQINSSVASEKIEQIRAELAQDGSNVFKYITISPVMQEGGLAGYRVSPGRDAALFNAVGLKPGDIAIELNGIDLRDSSSAKQLGPIMQDPQELNLTVERDGQQYDINIQL; translated from the coding sequence GTGAAGCGCTTAGAGCTGAAGGCAGGATTATCAAGCAGCCCTCTACTGACTCAAATCAAGTCCAATCACCATGTGATTCAAAGCAAGGTGAGTGGTGCTTTGGCTGGCCTTTTCATTGCCGTTGCTGGCTGGTCATTGGGTAGCCTCGTCTGGTTAGTGGTGCCGCAAAGTTCGGATATTACACCATGGCAGCCACAAGCTACTGCAGCATCGGTCGGCGGTGATAAAGATTCGATTGATTTTAAATCTCTGCAACAGGCTAATCTCTTTGGCCAATACTCAGAGAAAAAGCCTGTCGTGGTTGAGCAACCTGTGGTCAAAGATGCGCCAAAAACACGTTTAAATTTAACCTTGGTCGGCGCGGTAGCAAGCAGTAACTTGGAAGTCAGTCTAGCGGTGATAGCCAATCGTGGCAAACAAGCGACCTATGGTATTGGTGAACAAATTGACGGTACGCGTGCTGAGTTGAAAGCCGTGTTGGTCGATCGCGTTATTATCGAAAACCAGGGTAGAGATGAAACGCTTATGCTGGAAGGCTTAGAGTACAAAAAGCTTTCTGAAACGCCACAACAACATCATTCACCAAAAAGACAAATCAATAGCTCGGTAGCAAGTGAAAAGATCGAGCAAATCAGAGCAGAGTTGGCTCAAGACGGTTCAAATGTTTTTAAATACATTACGATTTCTCCGGTAATGCAAGAAGGTGGCCTAGCGGGTTATCGAGTATCACCAGGGCGAGATGCAGCGTTGTTTAATGCTGTTGGCTTAAAGCCGGGTGATATCGCGATTGAGCTTAATGGTATTGACTTGCGTGACTCATCATCAGCCAAGCAACTGGGGCCAATCATGCAGGATCCGCAAGAATTAAATTTAACTGTTGAACGAGATGGTCAACAGTACGACATTAACATCCAATTATAA
- the gspD gene encoding type II secretion system secretin GspD — MKHWFSKSTWLLAGTLICTPGAMANDFSASFKGTDIQEFINIVGRNLEKTIIVDPSVRGKIDVRSYDVLNEKQYYSFFLNVLEVYGYAVVEMEDGILKVIKSKDAKTSAIPVVSTNAEPGDSVITRVVAVRNVSVRELSPLLRQLIDNAGAGNVVHYDPANIILITGRAAVVNRLAEIIKRVDQAGNKDVELIELRNASAAEMVRIVEALNKSNNQKSTPAFLEPKIVADDRTNSILISGDPKVRERLKRLIRQLDVEMATKGNNRVVYLKYAKAEDLVDVLKGVSDNLQAEKQAGQKGASKAKRGEVVIAAHEATNSLVLTAPPDIMLALQDVIAQLDIRRAQVLIEALIVEMAEGDGINLGVQWGNLENGAVVQYNNAGASIGNVMIGLEEAKDTTRTESTYDPDNDKADASGYVERKFTESGDWTTLANALSGVNGAAMSIVMGDWTSLITAVSTDTNANILSAPNITVMDNSEASFIVGEEVPVVTGSTSGSNNDNPFQTVDRKEVGVKLKVTPQINEGDSVQLKIEQEVSKVLGPNGAVDVRFAKRQVNTEVIVQDGQMLVLGGIVEEEASESESKVPLLGDIPILGHLFKSTTSQTTKKNLMVFIKPTIIRNGMSADGITQRKYNFIRAEQLYKSQQGLKLMDDAKIPVLPEFGKEENHPVEIQAFLDQMDKGNG, encoded by the coding sequence GTGAAACATTGGTTTAGTAAAAGTACTTGGTTATTGGCAGGTACTCTTATCTGTACGCCAGGAGCGATGGCAAACGACTTCAGTGCAAGTTTTAAGGGCACTGATATTCAAGAATTCATTAATATTGTTGGTCGTAACTTAGAAAAGACCATCATCGTTGATCCGTCGGTTCGCGGCAAAATTGATGTACGCAGTTATGACGTGTTAAACGAAAAACAATATTACAGCTTTTTCCTCAATGTGTTGGAAGTGTATGGCTATGCTGTCGTAGAAATGGAAGACGGCATTTTAAAAGTCATTAAATCTAAAGATGCTAAGACCTCTGCTATTCCAGTCGTGAGTACCAATGCAGAACCGGGTGATAGCGTGATCACTCGCGTTGTTGCAGTGCGTAACGTCTCTGTTCGTGAGCTTTCTCCCTTGCTGAGACAATTGATTGATAACGCCGGTGCCGGTAACGTGGTGCATTACGACCCTGCCAACATTATTTTGATCACCGGGCGTGCTGCTGTGGTTAATCGTTTGGCAGAAATCATTAAGCGTGTCGACCAAGCGGGTAACAAAGACGTTGAGCTGATCGAGCTACGCAATGCCTCTGCTGCTGAAATGGTGCGTATTGTTGAAGCGTTAAATAAATCTAATAACCAGAAAAGTACTCCCGCTTTTCTTGAACCTAAAATTGTTGCCGATGACCGTACCAACTCGATTTTAATTTCGGGTGACCCAAAAGTACGTGAACGCTTAAAGCGTCTGATTCGTCAATTGGATGTTGAGATGGCAACGAAAGGTAATAACCGAGTGGTTTACCTTAAATATGCCAAGGCGGAAGATTTAGTCGATGTCTTGAAAGGCGTCTCAGACAATCTGCAAGCTGAGAAGCAAGCAGGCCAAAAAGGGGCCAGCAAAGCCAAGCGTGGTGAGGTCGTGATCGCTGCTCATGAAGCCACGAACTCTTTAGTATTGACTGCGCCACCTGACATTATGCTTGCGTTGCAAGATGTGATTGCTCAGCTTGATATTCGCCGTGCTCAAGTATTGATTGAAGCTTTGATTGTTGAAATGGCGGAAGGCGATGGCATCAACCTTGGTGTTCAGTGGGGCAACTTGGAGAATGGCGCTGTGGTTCAATATAATAATGCTGGGGCGTCAATTGGCAATGTGATGATTGGTCTTGAGGAAGCAAAAGACACCACAAGAACAGAGAGTACTTATGACCCTGATAATGATAAGGCTGACGCAAGTGGTTACGTGGAGCGTAAGTTCACTGAATCCGGTGACTGGACAACCCTAGCTAACGCACTAAGCGGAGTGAATGGTGCTGCGATGAGTATCGTGATGGGAGATTGGACATCGCTTATTACTGCCGTATCTACAGACACCAATGCGAATATACTTTCTGCTCCAAACATTACTGTCATGGATAACAGCGAAGCGTCCTTTATAGTGGGTGAAGAAGTCCCGGTTGTTACTGGTTCAACATCAGGCTCTAACAATGATAACCCATTCCAAACGGTTGACCGTAAGGAAGTTGGGGTGAAACTTAAAGTGACCCCTCAGATTAACGAGGGTGACTCTGTACAACTTAAAATTGAGCAGGAAGTCTCCAAAGTACTTGGCCCTAATGGCGCAGTGGACGTGCGTTTTGCTAAGCGCCAAGTGAATACTGAGGTGATTGTTCAAGATGGTCAAATGTTAGTGCTTGGCGGTATTGTTGAAGAAGAGGCGTCAGAAAGCGAGTCAAAAGTTCCACTACTTGGTGATATCCCTATCCTTGGTCATTTGTTTAAGTCGACGACGTCTCAAACCACTAAGAAAAACTTAATGGTGTTTATCAAGCCGACCATTATTCGCAATGGCATGAGCGCAGATGGCATCACCCAGCGTAAATATAACTTTATCCGTGCAGAGCAATTGTACAAGTCTCAGCAAGGTTTGAAGTTAATGGATGATGCTAAAATCCCTGTGTTGCCTGAATTTGGTAAAGAAGAAAACCACCCAGTAGAGATTCAGGCTTTCCTTGATCAAATGGACAAAGGCAATGGCTGA
- the gspE gene encoding type II secretion system ATPase GspE: protein MADMQDMALSVRRLPFSFANRFKLVLESEHPERPPVLYYVEPLDPAALVEVRRVLKQSFVPQVIEQEAFDKKLTEAYQRDSSEARQLMEDIGADSEDFFSLAEELPQNEDLLESEDDAPIIKLINAMLGEAIKEGASDIHIETFEKTLSIRFRVDGVLREVLTPSRKLAPLLVSRVKVMAKLDIAEKRVPQDGRISLRIGGRAVDVRVSTMPSSHGERVVMRLLDKNATRLDLHSLGMTPSVHDNFGRLIQRPHGIILVTGPTGSGKSTTLYAGLQEINSNERNILTVEDPIEFDIDGIGQTQVNPKVDMTFARGLRAILRQDPDVVMVGEIRDLETAQIAVQASLTGHLVMSTLHTNTAVGAITRLRDMGIEPFLISSSLLGVLAQRLVRTLCSECKEPYEADKEQKKLFGLEDNEPLVLHRAGGCETCNHKGYRGRTGIHELLMVNEKIQELIHSEVGEQEIEKAVREHSPNIRSDGLSKVRLGVTTLEEVMRVTKEA, encoded by the coding sequence ATGGCTGATATGCAAGACATGGCTCTGAGTGTACGTCGTTTACCATTCAGTTTTGCCAATCGCTTTAAATTAGTACTGGAAAGCGAACACCCTGAGCGTCCCCCTGTTCTCTATTATGTGGAGCCGCTTGATCCAGCGGCTCTGGTTGAAGTTCGACGGGTGCTTAAACAGAGTTTTGTTCCACAAGTTATTGAGCAAGAGGCCTTTGATAAAAAGTTGACTGAGGCCTATCAACGTGACTCTTCTGAAGCGCGTCAGCTGATGGAAGATATTGGTGCCGATAGTGAAGACTTTTTCTCGCTTGCGGAAGAATTGCCTCAAAATGAAGACTTACTTGAGTCGGAAGATGATGCGCCAATTATTAAGTTGATCAACGCCATGCTTGGTGAAGCGATCAAAGAAGGGGCCTCTGATATCCATATTGAAACCTTTGAAAAAACACTCTCAATTCGCTTCCGAGTGGATGGTGTCTTGCGTGAAGTTTTGACGCCTAGCCGTAAGTTGGCACCGTTGCTAGTTTCGCGCGTCAAGGTCATGGCGAAACTCGATATCGCAGAAAAACGTGTGCCTCAGGATGGTCGTATCTCACTACGTATTGGTGGTCGAGCGGTTGATGTCCGTGTGTCTACGATGCCATCGTCACATGGCGAGCGCGTAGTAATGCGTCTACTCGATAAAAATGCGACCCGCCTTGATCTGCACAGCTTGGGGATGACGCCATCTGTGCATGACAACTTTGGCCGCTTGATTCAACGTCCACATGGCATCATCTTGGTCACAGGTCCAACGGGTTCTGGTAAATCGACAACTTTATATGCTGGCTTGCAAGAGATAAACAGCAATGAGCGCAATATCTTAACGGTTGAAGATCCAATAGAATTTGACATTGATGGTATCGGGCAGACCCAAGTAAACCCTAAAGTTGATATGACGTTCGCCCGTGGTCTGCGTGCTATTTTGCGTCAGGATCCTGATGTGGTCATGGTCGGTGAGATACGTGACTTAGAAACAGCTCAAATTGCGGTTCAAGCATCTTTGACCGGTCACTTGGTCATGTCAACATTACACACCAACACCGCAGTCGGTGCGATCACACGTTTACGTGATATGGGGATCGAGCCGTTTTTGATTTCTTCTTCTTTGCTTGGTGTCTTGGCACAGCGTCTAGTGCGTACTCTATGTTCAGAGTGTAAAGAGCCTTACGAAGCCGATAAAGAGCAAAAGAAACTATTTGGTTTAGAAGATAATGAGCCTCTGGTTCTTCATCGTGCGGGTGGCTGTGAAACATGTAACCACAAAGGTTATCGTGGTCGAACGGGTATCCATGAGTTGCTGATGGTGAATGAGAAAATTCAAGAACTGATTCACAGTGAAGTCGGTGAGCAAGAAATTGAGAAAGCTGTACGAGAACACTCACCAAATATTCGAAGTGATGGTTTGAGTAAGGTGCGTCTTGGTGTCACCACTTTGGAAGAAGTAATGCGAGTCACTAAGGAAGCATAA